ACAATAAGGGGTATGAAAAATTGTATAAGATGGAACTGGATGATGAAATCACTATGTTGAAGTTTGATATTCAGTCGAATACAACGTATAATGATTTGTATATAGCGACATATAACAGTACGACAGGGGGAACTTTACAGAAGTATGTGTTAGGGACGGATCAGAACAAATTTGAATTGACACCAGATGAGCGTTGTCATTGGACGGATTTAGTGAAGGTGAAAGATATGGATTGGAGAAATAGTACGAAATAAGTATGAGAAAAAATCTAATATTATTCTGGATGATAGCGGTAATTTTACCGCTGTCATCTTTTGCTCAGGGAGTTGATTTTAAGTCGTTGACGATGAAGGAGGCGCAGGTTGTTGCGGTGAAAGAGAAGAAGATGATATTCATTGATTTCTACACGACGTGGTGCGGACCGTGTAAGATGATGTCTTCGGAGGTATTTACCCAAGATCAGGTCGGCGAGTATTTTAACCGGACGTTTGTGAATCTGAAAGTGGATGCGGAGAAGGGTGAAGGAGTAGAGTTGGCAAAGAAATATCAAGTGAAGGCTTACCCGACATTCGTGGTGTTACGGGCGGATGGGACGGAAGTTTATCGAACGGCAGGAGCCCGTCCGGCGGATGAGTTTGTCGACAAGATTAGGAAAGGAATTGATCCTAAATGGTCGCCTGAAGGTTTGACACGTCGTTACGAGAAGGGAGAGCGTACACCGGAGTTGGTGAACGAGTATGCTTTGTTACAGATGGAGACGGGAAACGGGGAGATCGGTGGAAAGGTTGTACAGGAGTATTTTGATAAACTATCGGATAAGAAGAGAGTGAAACCGGAAAACTTCTTTCTTTATACCCGTTACACGTTGAGTTACAAGGATCCGAAGGCCGATTACGTGTTTGCTAACAAAGATCGTTTTATCAAGGCAAACGGACAAGAGGTTGTCGAGCCTTTGTTGTATAATTGGCTACGGCAAGAGATGATCCCTTTCGTGATGGCGAAGGGAGTCCCGGATACGGGAGAAAACTTAAAGGCTTTGCAGGATTTGGAAACAAAGATTCAGAAGGCCGCTTTGGCGAATCTCGGTTGTATGTCGGAACTGGATGAGATTGCGAGGGTTCGTTGGGAAGGTGATTTGAAGGCTTATCTGGATATTTGCAGGGAAAAGTTTGCATCGCTGGAATCCAAGGATCGTTTTTCCATATTGCTTGGTTTGGGGGCCTTGCAAGAAGAGAATGACGCTATAAAGACTTTGGCGGCCGGGTTACTCCGGGATCATCTGGATGAGTTTGAAAATACGAATCGGCGAGTGCTTTACATGACGCTGTTGAATCTTGAGGGAAAGAAGGAATACCGTCTGCGGGCCTCCATAGATGGGGTGAAGAAAGGGAAAGTGACGGTTTCTTACTTCTTGCGTGGAAAGTTTGAACGGGAAGATTACGAGTTCGATAATCACATGATAGATATTAGCCTTGCGGGACGGGACACGGTGGCCGCAAGTGTACGTTTGTTGTGTGAAGAACTGGCTTGTCCCACGGCAAGAGGGAATGATTATTATCCTCATTTCAACTTTATCGTTGTTCCGGGAGAGGCTGCCGTGGTGAAGGTTGATGCAGAGAAAGGGAAGGTAGCCGAGTTGGAATGGCAAAGAGGCGGAGCGATTTCTCATGATTTTGTTCGTCTGAATTATGATCTGTTGGAGGCAGACGAGCGAGATTATAACCAATTGGTGATGGATAATATTATTCGTGGTGGTGATATTCGGGATTACCCGGACGAGTTCCAAGCGTCATGGGATGCGGGAAAACGTCGGGTCATGGCATTTATCCGGGAGAATACGAATAGTTTTATCTCGGTGATGGAGTTGTGGGAACATTACATCTGGTTTGACGAGAACGAGGCCGAAGATATTTATAATCGTTTCCCCGAAAACTTGAAAGCAAGTCCCTACGGGCGGGTGATCGCGCAGCGTCTGGAGCGGAGTAAGGATTCGAGAACGGGGCAACCGGCAAAGAATTTCGTGAAGAAAGATATGAACGGGAAAACGGTGTCTCTTGAAAAGTTACGGGGAAAGTACGTGTTGCTGGACTTCTGGGGAAGCTGGTGCGGACCTTGCCGGGCATCGCATCCTCATTTGAAAGAGTTGTATGAAAAGTACAAAAAACAGGTCGTTTTTATCAACGTGGCCCAAGAGAACGTGAAAGATTTGAACGAGGCCCGGAAACTTTGGAAGACGGCAGTTAAAGAGGATGGAATGACGTGGACTCAAATATTGAATAACGAGGGACGGGACGAGTATGACGTGGTACGTTTATTTAATATTTCCTCGTTTCCGACGAAGGTATTAATTGATCCCAATGGTGTCGTGGTTTCACGAATGGTCGGGGGAATGGTTGAT
The window above is part of the Butyricimonas paravirosa genome. Proteins encoded here:
- a CDS encoding TlpA family protein disulfide reductase, encoding MRKNLILFWMIAVILPLSSFAQGVDFKSLTMKEAQVVAVKEKKMIFIDFYTTWCGPCKMMSSEVFTQDQVGEYFNRTFVNLKVDAEKGEGVELAKKYQVKAYPTFVVLRADGTEVYRTAGARPADEFVDKIRKGIDPKWSPEGLTRRYEKGERTPELVNEYALLQMETGNGEIGGKVVQEYFDKLSDKKRVKPENFFLYTRYTLSYKDPKADYVFANKDRFIKANGQEVVEPLLYNWLRQEMIPFVMAKGVPDTGENLKALQDLETKIQKAALANLGCMSELDEIARVRWEGDLKAYLDICREKFASLESKDRFSILLGLGALQEENDAIKTLAAGLLRDHLDEFENTNRRVLYMTLLNLEGKKEYRLRASIDGVKKGKVTVSYFLRGKFEREDYEFDNHMIDISLAGRDTVAASVRLLCEELACPTARGNDYYPHFNFIVVPGEAAVVKVDAEKGKVAELEWQRGGAISHDFVRLNYDLLEADERDYNQLVMDNIIRGGDIRDYPDEFQASWDAGKRRVMAFIRENTNSFISVMELWEHYIWFDENEAEDIYNRFPENLKASPYGRVIAQRLERSKDSRTGQPAKNFVKKDMNGKTVSLEKLRGKYVLLDFWGSWCGPCRASHPHLKELYEKYKKQVVFINVAQENVKDLNEARKLWKTAVKEDGMTWTQILNNEGRDEYDVVRLFNISSFPTKVLIDPNGVVVSRMVGGMVDAGEILKKVLGK